From a region of the Acanthochromis polyacanthus isolate Apoly-LR-REF ecotype Palm Island chromosome 3, KAUST_Apoly_ChrSc, whole genome shotgun sequence genome:
- the palm3 gene encoding paralemmin-3 isoform X2 → MDEAEKYKQRLEAIAEKRRLQEEQDKARREMEDEKLRLQQLKRKSLRDQWLMEGAPLSPTSLDAQIPRSPLWGTQAQEMEKHIDKLQSESQRLAEEQEKLEEQTADGQTAVELADAAAEMMKDVVQNGENKARSETTEDEAEVNQSPVLDKTTAILTNGVEASADHSASEQNDQSTTNGPTEDTEATLGVSEAETGQLSNVSIEEEEEEEEEEGTLVMRAECVIITDEGDDVPEEHTSQEHQQEFNTPLSNPEAGEEEWEFVEEVETETAPETFSESVKSEATEVTIGTQPATGDGDMEGSIKTTENGAEETNAEGLPKELEHPVSVDVQSPANALEGTMVAPVPVYSEAQPSTVSPELEAEGEASAAPEEDEAALKAHEPACPLGQFQEIPLADLQENQRTEAGPGEQEPLLMNVKAPNNKAEPAGANSPASTETQNPTRASQREETEAPKRKCCQCCSVM, encoded by the exons ATGGATGAGGCGGAGAAGTACAAACAGCGACTGGAGGCCATTGCT GAGAAGCGTCGCCTGCAGGAAGAGCAGGACAAAGCCAGAAGAGAGATGGAGGATGAGAAGCTCAGACTACAGCAGCTCAAG AGGAAGTCTTTGAGGGACCAGTGGTTGATGGAAGGAGCTCCCTTGTCGCCGACCTCCCTGGACGCCCAGATCCCTCGCTCCCCTCTGTGGGGCACACAGGCCCAGGAAATGGAAAAGCACATTGACAA GTTGCAGTCAGAGAGTCAGCGGTTGGCAGAGGAGCAAGAGAAGCTGGAGGAACAGACGGCGGATGGCCAAACG GCTGTAGAACtggcagatgctgcagcag AAATGATGAAAGATGTTGTCCAGAATGGAGAAAACAAGGCAAGATCAG AAACAACTGAGGATGAAGCAGAGGTAAACCAAAGTCCAGTTCTAGATAAAACTACAGCCATCCTAACCAATGGTGTGGAAGCCAGTGCTGATCACAGCGCTTCAGAACAGAATGATCAGTCAACCACAAATGGACCAACTGAAGACACCGAGGCTACATTGGGTGTTTCTGAGGCAGAGACTGGTCAGCTTTCAAATGTCAGcattgaggaggaggaggaggaggaggaggaagaagggacTTTGGTGATGAGAGCAGAATGTGTGATCATCACAGATGAAGGGGATGATGTACCCGAGGAGCATACATCCCAAGAACATCAGCAGGAATTTAACACCCCTCTGTCAAATCCAGAAGCAGGCGAAGAGGAATGGGAGTTTGTGGAGGAGGTAGAAACAGAAACGGCTCCAGAAACTTTCTCAGAATCAGTGAAGAGTGAGGCAACTGAAGTCACTATAGGGACACAACCAGCAACCGGAGATGGAGACATGGAGGGTAGcataaagacaacagaaaatggAGCTGAAGAGACAAATGCTGAAGGCCTGCCCAAAGAATTGGAACATCCAGTCTCTGTGGATGTGCAGTCCCCTGCCAATGCTCTAGAGGGCACTATGGTGGCTCCTGTGCCTGTCTATTCTGAAGCACAACCCTCCACTGTGAGTCCTGAGCTAGAGGCTGAGGGCGAAGCTTCAGCGGCACCAGAGGAGGATGAGGCAGCTTTAAAAGCCCACGAACCGGCCTGTCCACTTGGTCAGTTCCAGGAGATTCCCTTGGCCGATCTTCAGGAGAACCAAAGGACAGAGGCGGGACCTGGGGAGCAGGAACCCCTTCTGATGAATGTCAAAGCCCCCAACAACAAGGCAGAGCCAGCAGGAGCTAACAGCCCAGccagcacagagacacagaacccAACCAGAGCCAGCCAGAGAGAGGAGACTGAGGCACCCAAACGCAAATGCTGccagtgctgctctgtcatgtaA
- the palm3 gene encoding paralemmin-3 isoform X1 yields the protein MDEAEKYKQRLEAIAEKRRLQEEQDKARREMEDEKLRLQQLKRKSLRDQWLMEGAPLSPTSLDAQIPRSPLWGTQAQEMEKHIDKLQSESQRLAEEQEKLEEQTADGQTKAVELADAAAEMMKDVVQNGENKARSETTEDEAEVNQSPVLDKTTAILTNGVEASADHSASEQNDQSTTNGPTEDTEATLGVSEAETGQLSNVSIEEEEEEEEEEGTLVMRAECVIITDEGDDVPEEHTSQEHQQEFNTPLSNPEAGEEEWEFVEEVETETAPETFSESVKSEATEVTIGTQPATGDGDMEGSIKTTENGAEETNAEGLPKELEHPVSVDVQSPANALEGTMVAPVPVYSEAQPSTVSPELEAEGEASAAPEEDEAALKAHEPACPLGQFQEIPLADLQENQRTEAGPGEQEPLLMNVKAPNNKAEPAGANSPASTETQNPTRASQREETEAPKRKCCQCCSVM from the exons ATGGATGAGGCGGAGAAGTACAAACAGCGACTGGAGGCCATTGCT GAGAAGCGTCGCCTGCAGGAAGAGCAGGACAAAGCCAGAAGAGAGATGGAGGATGAGAAGCTCAGACTACAGCAGCTCAAG AGGAAGTCTTTGAGGGACCAGTGGTTGATGGAAGGAGCTCCCTTGTCGCCGACCTCCCTGGACGCCCAGATCCCTCGCTCCCCTCTGTGGGGCACACAGGCCCAGGAAATGGAAAAGCACATTGACAA GTTGCAGTCAGAGAGTCAGCGGTTGGCAGAGGAGCAAGAGAAGCTGGAGGAACAGACGGCGGATGGCCAAACG AAGGCTGTAGAACtggcagatgctgcagcag AAATGATGAAAGATGTTGTCCAGAATGGAGAAAACAAGGCAAGATCAG AAACAACTGAGGATGAAGCAGAGGTAAACCAAAGTCCAGTTCTAGATAAAACTACAGCCATCCTAACCAATGGTGTGGAAGCCAGTGCTGATCACAGCGCTTCAGAACAGAATGATCAGTCAACCACAAATGGACCAACTGAAGACACCGAGGCTACATTGGGTGTTTCTGAGGCAGAGACTGGTCAGCTTTCAAATGTCAGcattgaggaggaggaggaggaggaggaggaagaagggacTTTGGTGATGAGAGCAGAATGTGTGATCATCACAGATGAAGGGGATGATGTACCCGAGGAGCATACATCCCAAGAACATCAGCAGGAATTTAACACCCCTCTGTCAAATCCAGAAGCAGGCGAAGAGGAATGGGAGTTTGTGGAGGAGGTAGAAACAGAAACGGCTCCAGAAACTTTCTCAGAATCAGTGAAGAGTGAGGCAACTGAAGTCACTATAGGGACACAACCAGCAACCGGAGATGGAGACATGGAGGGTAGcataaagacaacagaaaatggAGCTGAAGAGACAAATGCTGAAGGCCTGCCCAAAGAATTGGAACATCCAGTCTCTGTGGATGTGCAGTCCCCTGCCAATGCTCTAGAGGGCACTATGGTGGCTCCTGTGCCTGTCTATTCTGAAGCACAACCCTCCACTGTGAGTCCTGAGCTAGAGGCTGAGGGCGAAGCTTCAGCGGCACCAGAGGAGGATGAGGCAGCTTTAAAAGCCCACGAACCGGCCTGTCCACTTGGTCAGTTCCAGGAGATTCCCTTGGCCGATCTTCAGGAGAACCAAAGGACAGAGGCGGGACCTGGGGAGCAGGAACCCCTTCTGATGAATGTCAAAGCCCCCAACAACAAGGCAGAGCCAGCAGGAGCTAACAGCCCAGccagcacagagacacagaacccAACCAGAGCCAGCCAGAGAGAGGAGACTGAGGCACCCAAACGCAAATGCTGccagtgctgctctgtcatgtaA